DNA from Magnolia sinica isolate HGM2019 chromosome 19, MsV1, whole genome shotgun sequence:
AGTAAAAGATGAAGATTGATGTTTGGTGGGAAGCTGATAATAGAACTTTTGCCAATCTACACTatttaaaagccaaccccaaattgttGGGAGAAAAGCCAAGATCGTGATGTTGATGAGAATCATGTGCTCGAATGGAATGCAAAATGTTGTTGAGTACATGCGCAAGCATTGGAGGGCTAGAAATTGGCTGTTCCAGCTCATGAAGTCCATAAAAGAAGCCTAAACTGCATCCTATTGTAAATTTTTTAGGGCAACCAGAAGGGTCATTTCCGATGTTGTCCTCATTGTTTCCAACTCTATTCCCCCCCAATGTGATGACCAAGGCTCTTCTATCTTCGTTCAGAACCAGGTGGTTGTTCAGATTCCATCAACATTTAATTGTACACAATCATTGGAAGGGTCTTCCTTGTTGTTTTTGTGTCCTCGGGAGCCTTTGATACTGAAAGTAAGCATAGGGCCAACTATAATAAAGATGTCTAGTAGATATGCATTGGATACACTGTAACTTGGTGAACATTCTTTCCATCAAAACCCCAATCTTTGCTTCCTGTGCGTCCCCTCAGAATCCCATTATTTTGCTTCTTCCAAAATTTCTGGACAGTAATGTAGAATTGAGGTCAATGATCAATACAATCAAAACTTTCCCACCCCATAAGTGCCTTTCATGCTCACCACATCCTTTTATGCTTGCCACATCTAATTGATCAAGAGGAGCATTTCATCCTAGATAAAAAGGAATGAAGATTGTAGGCAAACCAGACCAATGTTTttagtatcgacgatatcggttGGTATAgcatatcccacgatatatcttgtatcccacctgtgcaatatgAAACGCGCAAGTTGTGCTAATATATCCCACTTatttgatctggtgagcattttcaattttcaatccctttttttttttttttttttgtaaatcatgttaaaatagtatcaaattgttacaaatccataaatcttcatgttttgcatgaaaaatcatggattttgagTTTCGATTTCGATATTTGGGAGAGATGGGCCAAATtgtggaaaattgggaaaaataaaaaaattccaatttCTTGTAAATTTTGTTGCAATCGTTGTgttcaaacacaaaatcaaacatgtatgtaacttgatctagtgattcttggtaattcggggaatttttgattttttttttaataaaaaatgtttttttttcgaaattccaCTTTGATCAGAGGTCAATTTGTTCTCGTTTCAGAGTATTCAGGAGCGtatgatgaaatcatcatcacatacactctaattttaggatttgggGAAGATGGGgcaatttgtgaaaattttgtaaattttccaaattttctcaaatcagagAGGAGTACCAGCTACCTAGCGTTATGTTAGAGAGTCTCTTCACTAGTATCATTCTGCTATGCACTGGACATATCATTGTTGGTTTGTGGAGCAACAATTCTATGCCCAGTTccgtcgagatggagatgatcATTTTAAGCCACCACATAACTCTATGTTGGTCTGAGCCACAACCACACACATCAGTCACAAgtatatttttagatttctacttcttcttttgcttttgaatgtattgcttgtgtttccatacatgtctttttACATTTATAATTTATATGAACAGACTTTGattatacttgcatcagttcagttagcgcatagattaggaccctacacaaaggaaatctattatgtgcacttgtttcgATTTctatgtgtattgatgtcttttttaacaatccctgaagtttcattgaagaattcgaccaatttcccaacgtttccctatgtttcccaacaacagcgatgcattacacaatacaaccgatatatcccatgcgataaccgatacatatccatatcccaagggtgcgatacattacgcgataacgatgCTGAAAACATTGAACTAGACCTTGGTGTTGGCATGAACATTGACATTCCTTCCTCCAATGAAAATGGACATTTATCCAATTAAATCAGTAATTCCTATGCGGATGGACCATTCATCAACATTTCATAGGCATTATTTatgttctttctttctatttgatCTGATGTTTTTAGTTCTCTTTCCAAGCATGCAGCATCAAAATGATATTTTCCCTTTATTCTCACTCACTTTTTATGTTTCGACGGAGCCAGCTTCCCTTCGTTGGTTGCCCACAACTTGATTTTGAGGTTGAAGTAGCTTCAAGAATTCATCAaggtgatttatttttatttttttggaaaggttATGATTTTATTGAATAAAGAAGGCCAAAATGGGCAAAAGAATTACAAAGAAATTTAGAAAGCAGCCCAAGAAGAGAACTAAAGTATTTGAGTCCCAATCCATAACATCTAGCTTGGCCCAATCATCAAGATGGATAATACTAGGTGGCCTCAATTAAACATGAATAATTCTACAGATTTACTTATAATCAAGAGTATATAAACATGGTTTCTTTAAgcgagaaaattgtggatctttTGGCCACCCGAAGTTTGCCATTTCAGGGTACATGTTTAGACTTATTAATGGAGTGAACATCAGTTAGTGGGCTGTGGTGTTGCTGCTTCATGTCACTCCTTTGGTTATTAATGGAGTGAACATCAGTTCActcactctctccctccctccctctctctctgaaatctgaaatctaaagttcaGATAAGACTGTTAACCATTTTTTTAGTCGAGTTATACTTTGCTCTTATCTGTTGCGTTTTATTGAATGGAAACTATTAGAGGGCAAGGAGCGTGTCATTTCtgcatgtgtgtgcatgcatataTAGTTTCAAAGAACTAGATGCAACATttagatatttgtttttcctttgttttccgATTATTTGTGTGCATGTGCAAGTGTGTGTGAAGCACCAAGCGATAACTGGTCCATGGGCTAGCAGCATGGAAGTTCATTATATTTGATGGAAAATGTTCGAAACATAGGTTGGGAAATTTACTTGAGCAGTCATGTCTGACAGCAATAAAAGACAAGCGCACTGTGTGTGTGAAGTACGAGGGTATAACTGGTCCATGGGCAGCATGGAAGGCCATTATATTCGACGTAATTATTTGAAACATAGGCCGGAATTTTATTCATGTAGTCCTGGCTGATAGCAACAAAAGATGTGCACTTCATATTAGTCCCCACGTGTTCCATGGCAGTAAATCAGTGATACAAAGATATTAACTGGATGTCTGGACCATGGTTTTTATAGTAAGAAGAGTTGTTTCCTGCCACTATGAACTTTCAACTGGTTTGAAAACTTGAATAAAATGGAATTGGGAAACTAAGAAAGATCTAtggaatgaaaaaaataaaaaattatagaaGAAATAGAAGCACTTAATAATATTTTACATGATTCTTTTTTAAGAAggcttttcttgattttttttagatGGATAATGGGGTAGAACCAAAAACATGTTTGGGTGATATAATCATTTCTGTAAAACCTTTGCCTTCTTCACACAGGTCAAGCTTTCTGATTATGTGGAAaaactacctctctctctctatctaacaATGTAAGAAGAAGCATGGAAAAAGTAATGCATCTGTCAACCATCTCTACTCCTCTCACCCACCATCATCAAAACTCACTTCCCAAACCCTCCCCAACAATCTCCTTCCCCCAAAAGCCCCCCCAAAACCCCAAAGTCCCTTCCCTGACCCTCCCAAACTCCCCCTTCTTCCATAAAACCCTCTACCTCGAATCCATTGGCCTCGACCCCCTCCCCCTCATCAATTCCCACCCTCCCATTGCCTCCTCCTCTCTCCCCGCCCTCAAATCTACCGTCCATTTCCTCCATTCCTATGGCTTCTCCCCCTCCCAACTACGCCGCATCTTCACCATGTGCCCCGATGCCCTCACTGCCTCCCCTTCCTCCATCCTCCCTGTCTTCACCTTCCTCCTCCGTGAGGCCAAGATCAATGGCTCTGATCTTGTCCCCTCTATCAACCGACGGCCTCGCCTCCTAGTCTCCGATGTAGCCCGTCGCCTCCGCCCCACCCTCTACTTCCTCCAGACCCTCGGCATCGCCGACGTCTCCAAGCACACCTCCCTCCTCTCCTGCTCGGTTGAGGACAAGTTCCTCCCCCGCCTTGAGTACCTCCAGAAGATTGGATTCTCCTACCGGGACTCTGTCTCCATGGTCAGGCGGTTCCCCCCGCTCTTCTGCTACAGCATTGAGTCGAACTTTGAGCCCAAGTTTGAGTACTTTGCCTTTGAGATGGGGAGGGACTTGAGTGAATTGAGGGAGTTCCCACAGTACTTCTCATTCAGCCTTGACCGTCGGATCAAGCCGAGGCACAGAATGTGTGCCGACAAGGGTGTTTCCTTTCCACTCCTGGTGATGCTCAAGGGCAATGACCAGAAGTTCTGTGAGAGGCTGGAGGTATGCGTTAGCTCGTCcccaccgttgagactttcgCCTCTCTGGTGTTAAATTCAGATTGTTTGAtataaaattgaattttttggaaTATCAATCTGTATGTGGATTCCATAGTTCATTGTagatcttctctttttcttttttaattgatCATGTATATGCTTATTGTGTAAATAGCTCTCTTTGCTC
Protein-coding regions in this window:
- the LOC131234819 gene encoding transcription termination factor MTEF1, chloroplastic; translated protein: MEKVMHLSTISTPLTHHHQNSLPKPSPTISFPQKPPQNPKVPSLTLPNSPFFHKTLYLESIGLDPLPLINSHPPIASSSLPALKSTVHFLHSYGFSPSQLRRIFTMCPDALTASPSSILPVFTFLLREAKINGSDLVPSINRRPRLLVSDVARRLRPTLYFLQTLGIADVSKHTSLLSCSVEDKFLPRLEYLQKIGFSYRDSVSMVRRFPPLFCYSIESNFEPKFEYFAFEMGRDLSELREFPQYFSFSLDRRIKPRHRMCADKGVSFPLLVMLKGNDQKFCERLEVCVSSSPPLRLSPLWC